A genomic window from Terriglobia bacterium includes:
- a CDS encoding SAM-dependent methyltransferase encodes MLLAGLRRGASLAARCRDLFSRSPKGVPYCPTPFAVARQMLEFASVGPADVVYDLGSGDGRIPILAAQEFGCRAVGVEINGKLWRDSNDLVKRLRLEERVQFQRGSFFETDVRAATVVTLYLLTATNAALQFHLASQLSPGARVVTIDYPVPGWRAEQQVEVKSENNVSYLLFLYRRQAVPTAEGATAADLREV; translated from the coding sequence ATGCTGCTTGCCGGATTGCGCCGCGGAGCGAGCCTGGCCGCGAGATGCAGAGATCTTTTTTCCCGAAGTCCCAAGGGGGTTCCCTACTGCCCAACACCGTTCGCGGTGGCGCGGCAGATGCTGGAGTTCGCCAGCGTGGGACCCGCGGACGTTGTCTATGACCTGGGGTCGGGCGACGGGCGGATACCCATTCTGGCGGCGCAGGAGTTCGGGTGCCGCGCCGTGGGAGTGGAGATCAACGGCAAGCTGTGGCGCGATTCGAATGATCTGGTGAAGCGCCTGCGGCTGGAAGAGCGCGTGCAGTTCCAGCGAGGCAGCTTTTTCGAAACGGATGTGCGGGCGGCCACGGTGGTGACGCTGTACCTTCTGACCGCCACGAATGCCGCCTTGCAATTCCATCTGGCAAGTCAGCTGTCGCCGGGCGCGCGCGTGGTGACGATCGATTACCCCGTGCCGGGATGGCGCGCCGAGCAGCAGGTCGAGGTGAAGTCCGAGAACAACGTTTCCTACCTGTTGTTTCTCTACCGGCGCCAGGCGGTTCCCACTGCGGAAGGAGCCACTGCCGCGGATCTGCGCGAAGTGTGA
- a CDS encoding carbohydrate binding family 9 domain-containing protein, whose protein sequence is MLALFVSLPVAAQAPAAHTASTPHVRAAIHVDGRLDEPVWSQLTPITDFVQTEPSEGAPASEKTEAFLFYDDENLYFGFKCYDSEPRKIVARYDTHDARTNSDSINIFLGPYGDRRTGYFFSVNARGVQYDGLMKEGQPLDGTWDGIWQSAARLEDWGWSVEVAIPFKSIRFRLGESWGLNLGRDIVRKNENDNWQIVTRFDGFMRPSKAGELTGIEGVRSGRNIEVIPYFSARTRRGAPSPLDNGQKYEGGADLRWGLGPNLAINATLNPDFADTEADEINITISRYELFFPEKRTFFTEGADFFSTPMNLFYSRRIGARLTDANGLSNGQPQRILFGAKLTGKQGPWSIGLMETRTQAGDFTVTDPVTGNRRNEFAPGANFFVLRVAHDIGKNSSIGFLTVNRDQAAGDVGSTERVHAVDLNLVLGPHWSWQNQAGYNQNQITSSGGIQRATFGSLAKYNSEKWELIATYKFLGRGFDITQIGIEPETDRHRAGLDLIYKPFLNRFYIRQLFFELNYDTLSDTAGLLQGAGGDALVKAQLKNFWTVTVDYSYDRTRYNQFTPNFALLVPTRVYIQPREQFQITTNENRPVSFTYLFVHRKVAEFHENFYGREQRHELGLLAHAFGRTKVQFSGVYDREFLMDGTPFQDRRLLITRINQQFTTRWRARILAQFENNRHGGSWNVNSIMAYDFTARSAFLAGYNYQKSHDIFQLSPLPLLNPRHPSDLGNEFFVKFSYLFDF, encoded by the coding sequence GTGCTCGCTCTTTTCGTCTCCCTGCCGGTGGCCGCGCAGGCTCCCGCCGCGCACACCGCCTCCACCCCTCACGTGCGCGCCGCCATCCACGTGGACGGGCGTCTCGACGAGCCCGTCTGGAGCCAGCTCACCCCCATCACCGACTTCGTGCAGACCGAGCCCAGCGAAGGCGCCCCCGCCAGCGAAAAGACCGAGGCCTTCCTCTTCTACGACGACGAGAACCTCTATTTCGGGTTCAAATGCTACGATTCCGAGCCGCGCAAAATCGTCGCCCGCTACGACACCCACGACGCGCGCACGAACTCCGACAGCATCAACATCTTCCTCGGCCCTTACGGCGACCGTCGCACCGGCTACTTCTTCAGCGTCAACGCCCGCGGCGTGCAGTATGACGGGCTGATGAAGGAAGGCCAGCCGCTCGACGGCACCTGGGACGGCATCTGGCAGAGCGCCGCGCGCCTCGAGGACTGGGGCTGGTCCGTGGAAGTGGCCATCCCCTTCAAGTCCATCCGCTTCCGCCTGGGGGAGAGCTGGGGCCTGAATCTGGGCCGCGACATCGTGCGCAAGAACGAGAACGACAACTGGCAGATCGTTACGCGCTTCGACGGCTTCATGCGCCCCTCCAAGGCCGGGGAGCTTACCGGCATCGAAGGTGTGCGCTCCGGGCGCAACATTGAGGTCATTCCGTACTTCTCCGCGCGCACCCGGCGCGGCGCTCCCAGCCCCCTCGACAACGGCCAGAAATACGAGGGCGGCGCCGACCTGCGCTGGGGGCTCGGCCCCAACCTGGCCATCAACGCCACGCTCAATCCCGATTTCGCGGACACCGAAGCCGACGAAATCAACATCACCATCTCGCGCTACGAACTCTTTTTTCCGGAAAAGCGCACCTTTTTCACCGAGGGCGCCGATTTCTTCTCCACCCCTATGAATCTTTTCTATTCCCGGCGCATCGGCGCACGGCTCACCGACGCCAACGGTCTCAGCAACGGCCAGCCGCAGCGCATCCTCTTCGGCGCCAAACTCACCGGCAAGCAGGGGCCGTGGTCCATCGGCCTGATGGAGACCCGGACGCAGGCCGGCGATTTCACGGTCACCGATCCCGTGACGGGTAACCGCCGCAACGAATTCGCCCCCGGCGCCAACTTTTTTGTCCTGCGCGTGGCCCACGACATCGGCAAGAATTCCTCCATCGGCTTCCTCACCGTCAACCGCGACCAGGCTGCGGGCGACGTGGGCTCTACCGAGCGCGTCCACGCCGTGGACCTCAACCTCGTCCTTGGCCCGCACTGGTCGTGGCAGAACCAGGCCGGCTACAACCAGAACCAGATCACCTCCAGCGGCGGCATCCAGCGCGCCACGTTCGGCTCGCTGGCCAAGTACAACTCCGAAAAGTGGGAACTCATCGCCACGTACAAGTTCCTCGGCCGCGGCTTCGATATCACCCAGATCGGTATCGAGCCCGAGACCGACCGCCACCGCGCCGGTCTGGACCTCATCTACAAGCCCTTCCTCAACCGCTTCTACATCCGCCAGCTCTTTTTCGAGCTGAACTATGACACCCTCAGCGACACCGCCGGGCTGCTCCAGGGGGCCGGCGGCGATGCCCTCGTGAAAGCGCAACTCAAGAATTTCTGGACGGTGACCGTGGACTACTCCTACGACCGCACGCGCTATAACCAGTTCACGCCCAATTTCGCCCTGCTGGTTCCCACGCGCGTCTACATCCAGCCGCGCGAGCAATTCCAGATCACCACCAACGAAAACCGGCCGGTCTCCTTCACTTACCTCTTCGTACACCGCAAAGTAGCCGAGTTCCACGAGAATTTTTACGGCCGCGAACAGCGCCACGAACTGGGCCTGCTGGCCCACGCCTTTGGCCGCACTAAAGTGCAGTTCAGCGGCGTGTACGACCGCGAATTTCTCATGGACGGCACGCCCTTCCAAGACCGCCGCCTGCTCATCACCCGCATCAACCAGCAGTTCACCACCCGATGGCGCGCCCGCATCCTCGCGCAGTTCGAAAACAACCGCCACGGGGGCAGCTGGAACGTCAACTCCATCATGGCTTACGACTTCACCGCGCGCTCCGCCTTTCTCGCCGGCTACAACTACCAGAAGAGCCACGACATCTTCCAGCTCTCCCCCCTTCCCCTGCTTAACCCCAGGCACCCCTCCGACCTGGGCAACGAATTCTTCGTCAAGTTCTCCTACCTCTTCGACTTCTAA
- a CDS encoding phosphatase PAP2 family protein → MAVARTVWGMIETRDHRLMRTVNRWRAPRWIRCWMISSTRAGDGWLWYTLGVILLLFGGSQRFAAVGAAASAAIAGVFLFKLLKKVSHRPRPCQIESHCWAQVLPPDQFSFPSGHTMTAFSIAVVLSSFYPVLEGPFFFVACSIAVSRIVLGMHFLSDVLAGALLGTGLGCAALALNSFLLR, encoded by the coding sequence ATGGCTGTCGCACGCACCGTCTGGGGAATGATTGAAACCCGCGACCACCGCCTGATGCGCACCGTGAACCGTTGGCGCGCCCCGCGCTGGATCCGCTGCTGGATGATTTCGTCCACCCGCGCGGGCGACGGCTGGCTGTGGTACACGCTCGGCGTGATTCTGCTTCTCTTCGGCGGTTCGCAGCGCTTTGCCGCGGTTGGCGCAGCCGCATCCGCCGCCATCGCCGGGGTCTTTCTTTTCAAGCTGCTCAAGAAAGTCAGTCACCGTCCGCGCCCCTGCCAGATCGAGTCCCACTGCTGGGCCCAGGTTCTGCCTCCCGACCAGTTTTCCTTTCCTTCCGGCCACACCATGACGGCTTTCTCCATTGCCGTGGTGCTCAGCTCGTTTTACCCGGTTCTCGAAGGCCCTTTCTTTTTTGTGGCCTGCAGTATCGCCGTGTCCCGCATCGTCCTGGGGATGCACTTCCTCAGCGATGTGCTCGCCGGCGCGCTGCTGGGAACCGGCTTGGGCTGCGCCGCGCTGGCGCTGAACAGTTTCCTGCTGCGCTGA
- a CDS encoding PHP domain-containing protein, whose product MRCDLHVHTAASGMCNTPGIRRICRESYNHPAELYSRLKQRGMSLVTITDHDSIDAAESLRRHPDFFVSEEVTCTLPSGTQMHLAVYGIAEREHLEIQRRRNDFLALLMYLTERKLFFSVNHVFSGLTGHRSEEDFQWFASYVPAYETRNGQMPPQQNAAAERLAVRHRKIAIGGSDAHTLAHAGATYTEVPGARTVDEFLTGLRAGRGSIHGAHGSYAKLTGDVLRIARALFREKPAALLLAPLAVFVPAITLGHWLQEQRFCRQWSSLLETDAQAPHMLWDLDAQWETNGGR is encoded by the coding sequence ATGCGCTGCGACCTGCATGTTCACACGGCCGCCTCGGGTATGTGCAACACCCCCGGCATCCGCCGGATCTGCCGGGAGTCCTACAACCACCCCGCGGAATTGTATTCGCGTCTGAAACAGCGTGGCATGTCCCTGGTCACCATCACCGACCACGACTCTATCGATGCCGCGGAGAGCCTTCGCCGCCACCCGGACTTTTTCGTCAGCGAAGAGGTCACCTGCACCCTCCCCAGCGGCACCCAGATGCACCTCGCCGTCTACGGCATCGCCGAACGCGAGCACCTGGAGATCCAGCGCCGCCGCAACGACTTCCTGGCGCTCCTCATGTACCTCACCGAGCGCAAGCTCTTCTTCAGCGTGAATCACGTCTTTTCCGGACTCACGGGCCACCGTAGCGAAGAGGATTTCCAGTGGTTCGCCTCTTACGTCCCTGCCTATGAGACGCGCAACGGCCAGATGCCCCCGCAACAGAACGCCGCCGCAGAGCGCCTGGCGGTCCGCCACCGCAAAATCGCCATCGGCGGCAGCGATGCCCATACTCTGGCCCACGCCGGCGCCACCTACACCGAAGTCCCCGGCGCACGCACGGTGGACGAGTTCCTCACCGGGTTGCGCGCCGGCCGCGGCAGCATCCATGGCGCGCACGGCAGCTATGCCAAGCTCACCGGCGATGTCCTGCGCATTGCCAGAGCGCTCTTCCGCGAAAAACCGGCGGCCCTGCTCCTCGCACCACTCGCCGTTTTCGTCCCGGCCATTACCCTGGGGCACTGGCTGCAGGAACAGCGGTTCTGCCGGCAGTGGTCCTCTCTTCTGGAAACGGACGCGCAGGCGCCGCACATGCTCTGGGATCTCGATGCGCAGTGGGAAACCAACGGAGGGAGGTGA
- a CDS encoding galactosyldiacylglycerol synthase, with protein MKTIQIVFHDAGGGHRNAALALQKIIAEQKRPWNVQLVHLQEILDDLDWFRQLTDIRTQECYNSLLQNGWTLGSTWLLRLLQATIRVYHPAALKRLQAYWEQHPGDLLISVVPHFNRVLRESWRAVHGETPFVTILTDLADYPPHFWIEKQEQHFVCGTDRAVEQVRQFGGEKAQISRVSGMILRPEFYAPDDSDPLALRRELGLQEDLPTGIVLFGGQGSKAMYEITERLDAAGLPIQLILICGKNEALAAKLRARPWRMPVHVMGFTAEVHRIMRAADFFIGKPGPGSISEAMTRGLPVIIECNAWTLPQERYNAEWIKEKRVGVVLKNFEGIAAAVAQFLAAGTLAQYRANARALENRAVFEIAELLAQLLAGQGPALARSETGNAPAAHACAPA; from the coding sequence ATGAAAACAATTCAAATTGTTTTTCACGACGCTGGCGGCGGGCACCGCAATGCCGCCCTGGCGCTGCAAAAAATCATCGCGGAGCAGAAGAGGCCCTGGAATGTGCAATTGGTGCACCTACAGGAGATCCTCGATGATCTGGACTGGTTCCGGCAGTTGACGGACATCCGCACGCAGGAGTGCTACAACAGCTTGCTGCAGAACGGCTGGACGCTCGGCAGCACCTGGCTGCTGCGCTTGCTGCAAGCGACCATCCGTGTCTATCACCCTGCGGCGCTCAAGCGCTTGCAAGCCTATTGGGAGCAGCACCCGGGGGACCTGCTGATCTCGGTCGTGCCCCATTTCAACCGCGTTCTGCGGGAAAGCTGGCGCGCGGTCCACGGGGAAACGCCGTTCGTCACCATCCTCACCGATTTGGCCGATTATCCCCCGCACTTCTGGATCGAGAAACAGGAGCAGCATTTTGTCTGCGGCACCGACCGGGCCGTCGAACAGGTGCGCCAGTTCGGCGGCGAAAAAGCGCAGATCTCCCGCGTCTCCGGGATGATTTTGCGGCCGGAATTCTACGCGCCGGATGATTCCGATCCGCTGGCGCTGCGGCGGGAGCTGGGACTGCAGGAGGATTTGCCGACGGGCATCGTGCTTTTCGGCGGGCAGGGTTCGAAAGCGATGTACGAGATCACCGAGCGGCTGGATGCAGCGGGGCTGCCGATCCAGCTCATTCTGATTTGCGGAAAGAACGAGGCGCTGGCGGCGAAGCTGCGCGCCCGGCCGTGGCGCATGCCGGTCCACGTGATGGGCTTCACCGCGGAAGTACACCGGATCATGCGCGCCGCGGATTTTTTCATCGGCAAGCCCGGGCCGGGGAGCATTTCCGAAGCGATGACGCGCGGCCTCCCGGTGATCATCGAGTGCAACGCCTGGACCCTGCCGCAGGAGCGCTACAACGCCGAGTGGATAAAGGAGAAGCGCGTCGGTGTGGTGCTGAAGAATTTCGAGGGGATTGCCGCGGCCGTTGCGCAGTTCCTCGCGGCGGGGACGCTGGCGCAGTACCGCGCCAACGCCCGAGCGCTTGAAAACCGTGCCGTGTTTGAGATCGCCGAACTCCTGGCGCAGCTTCTCGCCGGGCAAGGACCGGCGCTGGCTCGCTCCGAAACCGGAAACGCTCCTGCGGCGCATGCTTGCGCACCGGCCTGA
- a CDS encoding heavy metal translocating P-type ATPase: protein MPDQPPKPQFPGLPILASAPRVQDPVCGMMVEQGKAAARAEHAGKTYHFCSVRCGERFRAEPAKFLAAPGTAGMAPAAPARGAASAAAQNVRYTCPMHPEVVQIGPGVCPKCGMALEPMDVLAETGPDPELASMTRRFWVSAALSLPVLLLGMFGGKFDAQLPASARAWVELVLAAPVVLWGGWPFFVRAWQSLVHRSPNMFTLIALGTGAAFLESVAATLFPQWFPASFRTGMNEVPVYYEAAAVITTLVLLGQVLELRARSQTGAAIRALLGLAPKTARLVRDDGAEVDVPLDQVKAGDLLRVRPGEKIPVDGIVLEGLSSVDESMITGEPIPVEKQKGARVTGATVNGTGSLVMRAERVGAETLLAQIVHMVSEAQRSRAPIQKLADVVAGYFVPVVVAIAVVTFIVWGFWGQSPRMAHALINAVAVLIIACPCALGLATPMSIMVATGKGATMGVLFKNAEAIELLRKVDTLVIDKTGTLTEGKPQLVSVESLGGFEANKLLRLASSLERGSEHPLAAAIVKGAEERGITITSVEVFESLTGRGVRGRVDNLPVALGNRKLLEELGVDPGGIAQKAEAMRADGQTVMFVVVENKVVGLLGVADPIKQTTPEAIRQLHKDGIRVVMLTGDSRTTAQAVAGKLQIDEVIAEVLPQDKISIVKRLQGEGRFVAMAGDGINDAPALAQAQVGIAMGTGTDVAMESAGVTLVKGDLRGIARSRMLSRATMKNIKQNLFFAFVYNALGVPIAAGVLYPFFGILLSPIIAAAAMSFSSVSVVSNALRLRRVRL, encoded by the coding sequence ATGCCGGACCAACCCCCAAAACCGCAATTTCCCGGTTTGCCCATACTGGCCTCCGCGCCGCGGGTGCAGGACCCCGTGTGCGGAATGATGGTGGAGCAGGGAAAGGCTGCGGCCAGAGCCGAGCACGCCGGGAAGACGTATCACTTCTGCTCGGTGCGCTGCGGGGAGCGATTCCGCGCGGAGCCCGCGAAATTCCTGGCGGCTCCCGGGACGGCGGGGATGGCCCCGGCGGCGCCGGCGCGGGGCGCGGCGTCCGCGGCGGCTCAAAACGTGCGCTACACCTGCCCGATGCATCCCGAGGTGGTACAGATCGGGCCGGGAGTGTGCCCGAAGTGTGGGATGGCGCTGGAGCCGATGGATGTGCTGGCGGAAACTGGACCGGATCCGGAGCTGGCGTCGATGACGCGGCGTTTCTGGGTGAGCGCGGCGCTTTCTCTGCCGGTGCTGCTGCTGGGAATGTTCGGCGGAAAGTTCGATGCGCAATTGCCGGCCAGCGCGCGCGCCTGGGTGGAGTTGGTGCTGGCGGCGCCAGTGGTGCTGTGGGGCGGCTGGCCGTTCTTCGTGCGCGCGTGGCAATCGCTGGTTCACCGCAGCCCGAACATGTTCACGCTGATTGCGCTGGGAACGGGCGCGGCATTTCTGGAAAGCGTGGCGGCGACTCTCTTCCCGCAGTGGTTTCCGGCGTCATTTCGCACCGGGATGAACGAGGTGCCGGTCTATTACGAGGCCGCCGCGGTCATCACCACACTCGTGCTTCTCGGACAGGTTCTGGAGCTCCGGGCGAGAAGTCAAACTGGCGCAGCGATCAGAGCTCTCCTCGGGCTTGCTCCGAAAACAGCGCGTTTGGTTCGCGACGACGGCGCGGAAGTGGACGTACCGCTCGATCAGGTCAAGGCCGGCGACCTTCTGCGCGTGCGCCCCGGCGAAAAAATCCCGGTGGATGGGATCGTACTGGAGGGATTAAGCAGCGTGGATGAATCCATGATTACTGGCGAACCCATCCCGGTCGAAAAACAAAAGGGCGCTCGCGTAACTGGCGCGACCGTGAACGGCACCGGTTCGCTGGTGATGCGCGCGGAGCGAGTCGGCGCCGAAACCCTGTTGGCCCAGATCGTGCACATGGTGAGCGAGGCCCAGCGCAGCCGCGCCCCGATTCAAAAGCTCGCGGATGTGGTCGCCGGATATTTTGTGCCGGTCGTCGTGGCCATCGCAGTCGTGACCTTTATTGTTTGGGGTTTCTGGGGACAAAGTCCCCGCATGGCGCATGCTCTGATCAATGCCGTCGCTGTGTTGATCATTGCCTGCCCCTGTGCACTCGGCCTGGCCACGCCGATGTCGATTATGGTGGCGACGGGCAAGGGCGCCACGATGGGTGTCCTCTTCAAGAACGCGGAAGCGATCGAATTGCTGCGGAAAGTGGATACGCTTGTGATCGACAAGACCGGCACTCTCACCGAAGGCAAGCCGCAATTGGTCTCGGTCGAGTCGCTGGGTGGGTTTGAAGCAAACAAGCTCCTGCGTCTTGCGAGTTCGCTCGAACGCGGCAGTGAGCATCCCCTGGCTGCGGCCATCGTCAAGGGCGCGGAGGAACGGGGAATCACAATTACCTCCGTCGAGGTGTTCGAATCATTGACAGGCCGGGGCGTCCGCGGACGCGTGGATAACCTTCCGGTCGCCTTGGGCAATCGCAAGCTTCTCGAGGAACTCGGCGTCGATCCCGGAGGAATCGCGCAGAAGGCCGAAGCCATGCGCGCCGATGGCCAGACCGTCATGTTTGTGGTTGTGGAGAACAAGGTAGTCGGCCTGCTCGGCGTCGCCGATCCCATCAAACAGACCACTCCGGAGGCGATTCGCCAGCTTCACAAAGACGGCATCCGCGTTGTTATGCTGACCGGCGACAGCCGGACCACGGCTCAAGCCGTGGCCGGCAAGCTCCAGATCGACGAAGTGATCGCCGAGGTTTTGCCTCAAGACAAGATCAGTATCGTGAAGCGGCTTCAAGGCGAAGGCCGCTTCGTGGCCATGGCTGGCGATGGCATCAATGATGCTCCCGCGCTGGCCCAAGCGCAGGTCGGCATCGCCATGGGCACGGGCACCGATGTCGCGATGGAGAGCGCGGGAGTCACGCTGGTCAAAGGCGACCTCCGCGGCATCGCGCGCTCCCGGATGCTCAGCCGGGCCACCATGAAAAACATCAAGCAGAACCTGTTCTTTGCGTTCGTCTATAACGCCCTTGGCGTGCCCATTGCTGCGGGCGTGCTCTACCCCTTCTTCGGCATTCTCCTGAGCCCGATCATCGCCGCTGCGGCAATGAGCTTCAGTTCGGTTTCGGTGGTGAGTAATGCTCTCCGTCTGAGACGCGTGCGTCTCTAA
- a CDS encoding YHS domain-containing protein — MSGLLSLLLFAAFFYLMMRFGCGAHMVHGHHPGHGPGAGEGLGGSTGRDPVCGMQVHPGQGYAKLQDGREYRFCSRKCLDQFEADPGRYISSGRS, encoded by the coding sequence ATGAGCGGTTTGCTTTCGTTGCTGCTGTTCGCAGCGTTTTTCTACCTGATGATGCGCTTCGGCTGTGGCGCCCATATGGTGCACGGCCATCACCCCGGTCACGGACCGGGCGCCGGCGAGGGCCTGGGCGGTAGCACAGGCAGAGACCCAGTCTGTGGCATGCAGGTTCATCCCGGGCAGGGCTATGCCAAGTTGCAGGATGGGCGGGAGTACCGCTTCTGTTCCAGGAAATGTCTGGATCAGTTTGAGGCCGACCCGGGGCGGTACATTTCGAGTGGCAGGAGTTAA
- a CDS encoding DUF5676 family membrane protein — translation MRQGLSLKGVGHATSLFLAITFAACVAFDLLLPQHAMFQAWQKLLPGFQWISWKSFLLGLVESYGYGWYFALIWVPLYNVFAARGQR, via the coding sequence ATGAGACAAGGTCTTTCGCTGAAGGGAGTGGGCCACGCAACCAGTTTGTTCTTGGCGATCACTTTTGCAGCCTGCGTGGCGTTCGACTTGCTTCTCCCGCAACATGCGATGTTCCAGGCATGGCAGAAACTGTTGCCTGGTTTCCAGTGGATCAGTTGGAAGAGTTTCCTTCTCGGATTGGTCGAAAGCTACGGTTACGGATGGTACTTCGCGCTGATCTGGGTGCCGCTGTACAACGTATTCGCTGCGCGCGGCCAGCGTTAG
- a CDS encoding efflux RND transporter periplasmic adaptor subunit, producing MAGNGNGNGKNGKKRRRRIIWISVAAAVLIAGGYGVTAALRPNRTIDPSKLAAVERGDLARVVVATGKIQPLAKVEIKSKASGIVKRLYVDYGDRVKAGQVLAELDKVQLEANVREAQANLQVAQAARDSAVSTLERNKVDAEGPDVPFLKTNMERAEKMYKDGLIAKSFVEDAEKNYQMALNHQMSAQRTLAVSRAEIAKAEAQVAQTRAALERVAEDLRNSTIVSPIDGIVLSRDVQVGDAVSSILVLGSQATLLLTLGDIREVYVQGKVDEADIGKVYLDQPARIVVESFKDKKFTGKVTKISPLGKEKDNVTTFEVRVSISNPTGELKANMSANAEILLEEKKNVLMIPEAALIYDKERKASVETPDAKADNGKKKVPVQLGISNGVKTEIVAGLNEKQQVVLQ from the coding sequence ATGGCAGGCAACGGCAACGGAAACGGCAAGAACGGAAAAAAGCGCCGGCGGCGGATTATCTGGATTTCGGTGGCGGCCGCGGTGCTGATTGCCGGGGGCTACGGGGTGACCGCTGCCTTGCGCCCGAACCGCACGATTGACCCCTCGAAGCTGGCCGCGGTGGAACGCGGCGACCTGGCGCGGGTGGTGGTGGCCACGGGGAAGATCCAGCCGCTGGCCAAGGTGGAGATCAAATCCAAGGCCAGCGGGATCGTGAAGCGCCTGTACGTGGATTATGGCGACCGGGTGAAGGCCGGGCAGGTGCTGGCGGAGCTGGACAAGGTGCAGCTGGAAGCCAATGTGCGCGAAGCCCAGGCCAATTTGCAGGTGGCCCAGGCGGCGCGGGATTCGGCAGTCTCCACTCTGGAGCGCAATAAGGTCGACGCCGAAGGCCCGGATGTGCCGTTCCTGAAGACCAACATGGAGCGCGCAGAGAAGATGTACAAGGACGGCCTGATCGCCAAGTCCTTCGTCGAGGATGCCGAGAAGAATTATCAGATGGCGCTGAACCACCAGATGAGCGCGCAGCGCACCCTGGCGGTTTCGCGCGCGGAGATCGCCAAGGCCGAGGCGCAGGTAGCGCAGACACGGGCGGCGCTGGAGCGGGTGGCCGAGGATCTGCGGAATTCGACGATCGTCAGCCCCATCGACGGAATCGTGCTGTCGCGCGACGTGCAGGTCGGCGACGCGGTCAGCTCCATCCTGGTCCTGGGCTCGCAGGCCACGCTGCTGCTGACCCTGGGGGACATCCGCGAGGTCTACGTGCAGGGCAAGGTGGACGAGGCGGATATCGGCAAGGTCTATCTGGATCAGCCCGCGCGCATCGTCGTGGAATCCTTCAAGGACAAAAAGTTCACCGGCAAGGTGACCAAGATTTCTCCCCTGGGCAAGGAGAAGGACAACGTGACCACCTTCGAAGTGCGCGTCTCCATCTCCAACCCCACCGGCGAGCTGAAGGCCAACATGAGCGCCAACGCCGAGATCCTCCTCGAAGAAAAGAAGAACGTCCTCATGATTCCCGAAGCCGCGCTGATCTACGACAAGGAAAGAAAAGCCTCGGTGGAGACGCCGGATGCCAAGGCGGATAACGGCAAGAAGAAAGTCCCGGTGCAGCTGGGGATCTCCAACGGCGTGAAAACGGAGATCGTGGCCGGGCTCAACGAGAAGCAGCAGGTCGTGCTGCAGTAG